The Nevskia ramosa DSM 11499 DNA window TTGATCGCTCGCAGAAGCTCGACAAGCTCGGCCAGCGCTCCAGCGACACGGCGATGATCTTCCTCGATGAAGTGCGTGTGCCGGCCCGCAACCTGATTGGCGAAGAAGGCCGCGGCTTCGTCTATCAGATGCAGCAGTTCCAGGAAGAGCGGCTGTTCCTGTCGGCCAGCATCATCGCGGCGATGGAGCGGGTGATCGACGACACGGCCACCTATACCCGCCAGCGCAAGGCCTTCGGCGGCTCCCTGCTCGACAACCAGGTGATCAGCTTCCGGCTCGCCGAGCTGACCACCGAAGTCGAAGCGCTGCGCGCGCTGACCTACCGCGCCACCGCCGAGCACATCGCCGGCCGCGACGCGACGATGCTGGCGTCGATGGCCAAGCTCAAGAGCGGCCGTCTGGCGCGTGAAGTGACCGACAGCTGCCTGCAGTACTGGGGCGGTCAGGGCTACATGTGGGAATCGTCGGTCGCGCAGTTCTATCGCGATCTGCGCCTGCATTCGATCGGCGGTGGCGCCGATGAAATCATGCTGAGAATTCTGGCAAAGGGTTTGGGGTACGGGGGCAAGCGGAAGGCTTCGTGAGAAGCATCGTCATCGTGACAGCAGCAATAGAGCGGCAAGGTGCGACAGGGATCGCCGGACATCAACGGGCCATCCCATCCTGAGGACGATTCGATGACGATTCCGCAACACCCCCACTTTCCAACTCGCTTCGAGCGCGGCGTGCTGTACGCCACCTTGAATCGCCCCGAAGCGCGCAATGCGATGACCCAGGACATGGTCCTGGCGATCCGCGCGCTGTTCGAAGCGGTGCGCGACGACCGCAGCGTGCGGGCCATCGTGCTGCGTGGTGCTGGTGGCCATTTCTGTGCTGGCGGTGACCTGAAGGAAATGCTGGCCAGCGGCATCGGCCCGATCGTCGATGGTGCAACCGATCCGATCGCGCTGAACTCCCGGGTCTTCGGCGAAACGCTGCAACTGATCCAGGCGGCGCCGCAGGTGGTCATCGTCATCTGCGAAGGCGCGGTGCTGGGTGGTGGTGTCGGTCTGACCTGCGTCTCGGATATCGCCTTTGCCAAGAACGACGCCAAGTTCGGCTTGCCAGAGACTGTGCGCGGCCTGTTGCCGGCGCAGATTGCGCCCTTCGTCGTCGAGCGCATCGGTCTGACCCAGGCGCGTCGGTTGTGCCTGACCGGTGCACTGTTCGACGGTGCCGAAGCGCTGAGGC harbors:
- a CDS encoding enoyl-CoA hydratase/isomerase family protein, yielding MTIPQHPHFPTRFERGVLYATLNRPEARNAMTQDMVLAIRALFEAVRDDRSVRAIVLRGAGGHFCAGGDLKEMLASGIGPIVDGATDPIALNSRVFGETLQLIQAAPQVVIVICEGAVLGGGVGLTCVSDIAFAKNDAKFGLPETVRGLLPAQIAPFVVERIGLTQARRLCLTGALFDGAEALRLGLVHEGFADEAELSAKLEATLAQVLSCAPMANAVTKEILLDVGHKPMSVVLDDAAQKFAEAVRGSEAPEGVAAFVQKRKPKWANPA
- a CDS encoding acyl-CoA dehydrogenase family protein translates to MNFTHEHQSLYDTTKKFVETELNPNVKEWEEAGIWPAREVLKKMGDLGLLGIAKPESVGGLGLDYSYQVAFAEALGHCSCGGLPMAIGVQTDMATPALARFGSDYLKENFLKPAVAGDMVAAIAVSEAGAGSDVAGIKTVARKVGDEYVITGSKMWITNGTQADWACMLVNTGDPSINQHASKSLIVVPLDAKGVDRSQKLDKLGQRSSDTAMIFLDEVRVPARNLIGEEGRGFVYQMQQFQEERLFLSASIIAAMERVIDDTATYTRQRKAFGGSLLDNQVISFRLAELTTEVEALRALTYRATAEHIAGRDATMLASMAKLKSGRLAREVTDSCLQYWGGQGYMWESSVAQFYRDLRLHSIGGGADEIMLRILAKGLGYGGKRKAS